The Eremothecium gossypii ATCC 10895 chromosome IV, complete sequence genome contains a region encoding:
- the TIM50 gene encoding protein translocase subunit TIM50 (Syntenic homolog of Saccharomyces cerevisiae YPL063W (TIM50)) produces MLHVIRRSRATSARQLPRVAGLLAGAAAVRSRTYIGTRILHEEQKPKKPEPPNSILTEDMLARAGVDAERGPETEKAPAEDKAGESTETGSGAGKKKRARKTTTEIKRERYANLFYLFSLTGLAGGAVYMSRDWDADEPEEERKGIENGYTPGLMYRRFKARFDSLFTFFQEPPYPDLLPPPPPPPYQRPLTLVLPLEDFFVHSEWTQQHGWRTAKRPGADYFLGYLSQYYEIVLFSSNYMVYSEKVVEKLDPIRAFITYNLFKDHCVYKDGIHIKDLSHLNRDLGKTLIIDTDPNSVKLQMENAILAEPWDGKADDALLRYIPFLEYLVTQPINDVRPILNSFKDRHHIPEEFAERVEKLRAKFNADQKAKAGSGLSFLLNPGMASKPAKFPLDLIREEGEKNYVRFMKLIEEEKEKLKLQQEHMSAPTFTLKDMAEGNMPTPEEQMKMQLQKQKEFEELYEKEKQKMQQQTKGQ; encoded by the coding sequence ATGTTACATGTGATTAGAAGATCTAGAGCCACGTCGGCTCGCCAATTGCCGCGTGTGGCGGGGTTGCTGGCTGGCGCAGCGGCCGTAAGGTCGAGAACATACATTGGCACCCGCATACTGCACGAGGAACAGAAACCGAAGAAACCAGAGCCACCAAATTCCATCCTGACAGAGGACATGCTTGCGCGCGCTGGGGTGGACGCTGAGCGCGGGCCGGAGACTGAGAAGGCGCCGGCGGAGGACAAGGCGGGCGAGAGCACGGAGACCGGGTCCGGGGCAGGCAAGAAGAAGCGGGCGAGAAAGACGACCACGGAGATCAAGCGCGAGCGGTACGCGAACCTGTTCTACCTGTTTTCGCTGACGGGGCTTGCGGGCGGTGCGGTGTAtatgtcacgtgactggGATGCCGACGAGcccgaggaggagcgcaAGGGCATTGAGAATGGGTACACGCCCGGTCTGATGTACCGGCGCTTCAAAGCGAGATTTGACTCGCTCTTCACGTTTTTCCAGGAGCCACCGTACCCGGACTTGCTGCCTCCACCGCCTCCACCGCCATACCAGAGACCATTGACGCTGGTGCTACCATTGGAAGACTTCTTTGTGCATTCTGAATGGACCCAGCAGCACGGCTGGCGGACTGCAAAGAGACCGGGCGCAGACTACTTCCTCGGATATCTGTCGCAGTACTACGAAATTGTGTTGTTCTCCTCCAACTACATGGTGTACTCGGAGAAGGTTGTCGAAAAGTTGGACCCCATCCGTGCGTTCATTACCTATAATCTATTCAAGGACCACTGTGTGTACAAGGATGGCATCCATATCAAGGACTTATCGCATTTGAACAGAGACTTGGGCAAAACCCTGATTATTGACACCGATCCAAACTCAGTGAAGCTTCAGATGGAGAACGCCATCCTGGCAGAGCCCTGGGACGGTAAGGCAGATGACGCGCTGTTACGTTACATCCCATTCCTGGAATACCTTGTCACCCAACCCATCAACGATGTGAGGCCAATCTTGAACAGCTTCAAGGACAGACACCACATTCCTGAGGAGTTTGCTGAGCGCGTTGAGAAGCTGCGCGCCAAGTTCAACGCTGACCAAAAGGCAAAGGCAGGAAGCGGTCTATCTTTCCTGCTAAACCCAGGAATGGCCAGCAAGCCTGCTAAATTCCCGCTCGATCTTATTAGGGAAGAAGGTGAGAAGAACTATGTGCGCTTCATGAAGCTAATTGAGGAGGAGAAGGAAAAGTTGAAGTTGCAACAGGAGCACATGAGTGCTCCAACGTTCACCTTGAAGGACATGGCAGAGGGGAACATGCCTACCCCTGAAGAACAAATGAAGATGCAGTTGCAGAAACAGAAGGAGTTCGAGGAACTATATGAGAAAGAAAAACAGAAGATGCAACAGCAAACCAAGGGTCAGTGA